In Curtobacterium sp. TC1, the following proteins share a genomic window:
- a CDS encoding aminoacyl-tRNA deacylase — MTIDASTRFDTDAAARGLTVEVVERPAADSLQQAAELLGIDPGDIVKTLVVKRHDGGFLLALVPGGRSIAWKKLRTVVGVNKLSMPDAATALQASGYERGTITPIGATGALPVYADERIVGRRVALGAGRHGASAFVDADDLVAAYGATVADITDEEPQRD, encoded by the coding sequence ATGACGATCGACGCCAGCACCCGGTTCGACACCGACGCAGCGGCCCGCGGCCTCACGGTCGAGGTCGTCGAACGCCCCGCTGCGGACTCCCTGCAGCAGGCCGCCGAGCTGCTCGGCATCGATCCCGGCGACATCGTCAAGACGCTCGTCGTGAAGCGCCACGACGGCGGCTTCCTGCTCGCGCTCGTGCCGGGCGGTCGGAGCATCGCGTGGAAGAAGCTCCGCACCGTGGTCGGCGTGAACAAGCTCTCGATGCCCGACGCGGCGACCGCGCTCCAGGCGTCCGGCTACGAACGCGGCACCATCACCCCCATCGGAGCGACCGGTGCCCTGCCCGTCTACGCCGACGAACGGATCGTCGGTCGACGGGTCGCCCTCGGCGCCGGTCGCCACGGAGCGAGCGCCTTCGTCGACGCCGACGACCTCGTCGCCGCGTACGGTGCGACGGTCGCCGACATCACCGACGAGGAACCGCAGCGCGACTGA
- the dnaG gene encoding DNA primase, translated as MAGRIARNDIDEVRSRVNIADVVGDYVTLKNAGVGSMKGLCPFHDERSPSFHVRPQVGRYHCFGCGEDGDVFSFIMAQDHTTFAEAVERMAAKIGFTLHYEEGDGPRTDYNTRARLIAANEAALEYYTAQLTTAAADPARRFLGERGFDPSAAQHFGVGFAPKSYDMLKDHLRGRGFTLEELTSAGLVSQGDRSPYDRFRGRLMWPIRDVTGATIGFGARRLLDDDKGPKYLNTPETPIYHKSQVLYGLDLARRDISKQKQVVIVEGYTDVMACHVAGITTAVATCGTSFGVDHIKVLRPMLGDLAGADPNANGEVVFTFDPDEAGQRAASRAFAEEQRFAAQTFVAVAPGGLDPCDLRLARGDDAIRRLITNKRPMFEFMIRRTLEGHDLETVEGRVGALRAAAPVLAGIRDRSLTQGYVRELAGWLGMDMPEVRRAVETARRRAGSTDDRSGGPGRDGRAGHATDGAGVVEEPVAGIRSLPNDPISRMERDAVMAMVQQPTSVGAPLLGLAASATFSAPMLAVVRDAVVANVDVIGAGDWLDRLLADVPTPLRTLTHELALAPIPARNAEDLAAYCRSIVVALVERDLLARKASLLGQLQRADPHEQAERRAEIQRQLVDIDAQRMRLRADAEAS; from the coding sequence GTGGCTGGCAGGATCGCGCGGAACGACATCGACGAGGTCCGCTCGCGTGTCAACATCGCCGACGTCGTCGGCGACTACGTCACGCTGAAGAACGCGGGCGTCGGCTCGATGAAGGGGCTCTGCCCCTTCCATGACGAACGCTCCCCGTCGTTCCACGTCCGGCCCCAGGTGGGCCGGTACCACTGCTTCGGCTGCGGTGAGGACGGCGACGTCTTCAGCTTCATCATGGCGCAGGACCACACCACCTTCGCCGAGGCCGTCGAGCGCATGGCCGCGAAGATCGGCTTCACCCTGCACTACGAAGAGGGCGACGGGCCGCGCACCGACTACAACACCCGCGCCCGGTTGATCGCCGCCAACGAAGCCGCGCTCGAGTACTACACGGCGCAGCTCACCACCGCCGCGGCCGACCCCGCACGGCGGTTCCTGGGGGAGCGCGGGTTCGACCCCTCGGCGGCGCAGCACTTCGGTGTCGGCTTCGCGCCGAAGTCGTACGACATGCTCAAGGACCACCTGCGCGGTCGGGGCTTCACCCTCGAGGAACTCACCTCGGCCGGGCTCGTCAGCCAGGGCGACCGGTCGCCGTACGACCGGTTCCGCGGGCGCCTGATGTGGCCCATCCGCGACGTCACCGGGGCGACGATCGGGTTCGGTGCCCGGCGCCTGCTCGACGACGACAAGGGCCCGAAGTACCTCAACACGCCCGAGACCCCGATCTACCACAAGAGCCAGGTGCTCTACGGGCTCGACCTGGCCCGCCGCGACATCTCGAAGCAGAAGCAGGTCGTGATCGTCGAGGGCTACACCGACGTCATGGCCTGCCACGTCGCCGGCATCACCACCGCGGTCGCCACGTGCGGCACCTCGTTCGGCGTCGACCACATCAAGGTGCTGCGCCCGATGCTCGGCGACCTGGCCGGGGCCGACCCGAACGCCAACGGCGAGGTCGTCTTCACGTTCGACCCGGACGAGGCCGGGCAGCGAGCCGCCTCTCGCGCCTTCGCCGAGGAGCAGCGGTTCGCCGCGCAGACCTTCGTCGCCGTGGCGCCCGGCGGCCTCGACCCGTGCGATCTCCGCCTCGCCCGCGGTGACGACGCCATCCGCCGCCTCATCACCAACAAGCGTCCGATGTTCGAGTTCATGATCCGCCGCACGTTGGAGGGCCACGACCTCGAGACGGTCGAGGGTCGCGTCGGTGCACTCCGCGCAGCCGCCCCCGTGCTCGCCGGCATCCGCGACCGATCGCTCACCCAGGGCTACGTCCGTGAGCTCGCCGGGTGGCTCGGGATGGACATGCCCGAGGTCCGCCGAGCGGTCGAGACCGCGCGTCGGCGCGCGGGGTCGACGGACGATCGGTCAGGAGGCCCGGGGCGCGACGGTCGCGCCGGTCACGCCACCGACGGGGCCGGTGTGGTCGAGGAGCCCGTCGCCGGGATCCGCTCGCTACCGAACGACCCGATCAGCCGCATGGAGCGCGACGCCGTGATGGCGATGGTGCAGCAGCCGACCTCCGTCGGGGCGCCGTTGCTCGGGCTCGCCGCGTCCGCAACGTTCTCGGCACCGATGCTCGCCGTCGTGCGGGACGCGGTGGTCGCCAACGTCGACGTCATCGGGGCGGGGGACTGGCTCGACCGGTTGCTCGCCGACGTGCCGACGCCGCTGCGCACCCTGACGCACGAACTGGCCCTCGCGCCGATCCCCGCGCGGAACGCCGAGGACCTCGCCGCGTACTGCCGGAGCATCGTCGTCGCCCTGGTCGAGCGGGACCTGCTCGCCCGCAAGGCCTCGCTGCTCGGACAGCTGCAGCGCGCGGACCCGCACGAGCAAGCCGAGCGTCGCGCCGAGATCCAGCGGCAGCTCGTGGACATCGACGCGCAGCGGATGCGGTTGCGCGCCGACGCCGAGGCGTCCTAG
- a CDS encoding ABC transporter ATP-binding protein, with amino-acid sequence MTTDTENAPVVVVDDLTVTFATDGGAVDAVKGVSLDVRPGEVLALVGESGSGKSVTARAMLRLMPETATLGGAVLLDGTDVVSVGAQKLRGLRGTAGAMVFQEPSTALNPVFTVGWQIAEGLRAHGGMSKKEARAKAIDYLGRVGIPDPETRVDHYPHQFSGGQKQRVVIASALALEPSVIIADEPTTALDVTVQAEILDLLRRCRDEFGTAIVIITHNMGVVADLADRVAVMYQGEIVEEASATDLFARPQADYTKRLLAAVPRLEASTGTARRAAITEDVTPLVEAKGLEIEYPGRLGSPAFKAVKGVDLAIRPGEVLGLVGESGSGKTTIGRAMAGLTKVTGGSLKVLGAEMLGYRERDFKHLRKDIGFVFQDPATSFNPLLTIAECVAEPLVVHKEVSSPRAARQRVDELLEAVQLPKAYGDRYPHELSGGQRQRASLARSLALRPKLLIADEPTSALDVSVQARVLELFLELQQDLGFASLFISHDLAVVGALSDRIAVLYRGDLVEVGTTAQVLGAPQHPYTQRLLASLPVPDPAEQAERRRTLEQLENAGS; translated from the coding sequence ATGACGACCGACACCGAGAACGCACCCGTCGTCGTCGTCGACGACCTGACCGTCACCTTCGCCACCGACGGCGGCGCCGTCGACGCGGTCAAGGGCGTCAGCCTCGACGTTCGTCCCGGCGAGGTCCTCGCCCTGGTCGGCGAGTCCGGCTCCGGCAAGTCCGTCACCGCTCGCGCGATGCTCCGGTTGATGCCGGAGACGGCGACGCTCGGCGGCGCGGTGCTGCTCGACGGCACCGACGTGGTGAGCGTGGGCGCGCAGAAGCTCCGCGGCCTGCGGGGGACCGCCGGGGCGATGGTCTTCCAGGAGCCGTCGACCGCCCTCAACCCGGTGTTCACCGTCGGGTGGCAGATCGCCGAGGGGCTCCGCGCCCACGGCGGGATGTCGAAGAAGGAGGCACGGGCGAAGGCGATCGACTACCTCGGTCGCGTCGGCATCCCCGACCCCGAGACCCGCGTCGACCACTACCCGCACCAGTTCTCCGGTGGGCAGAAGCAGCGTGTGGTCATCGCGAGTGCGCTCGCGCTCGAGCCGAGCGTCATCATCGCCGACGAGCCGACCACGGCGCTCGACGTGACGGTGCAGGCCGAGATCCTCGACCTGCTCCGCCGGTGCCGCGACGAGTTCGGCACGGCGATCGTGATCATCACCCACAACATGGGCGTGGTGGCCGACCTCGCCGACCGCGTCGCCGTGATGTACCAGGGCGAGATCGTGGAGGAGGCGTCGGCGACGGACCTCTTCGCGCGGCCGCAGGCCGACTACACGAAGCGGCTCCTCGCCGCGGTGCCCCGGCTCGAGGCGTCGACGGGGACTGCCCGCCGTGCCGCGATCACCGAGGACGTCACCCCGCTGGTCGAGGCGAAGGGGCTCGAGATCGAGTACCCGGGCCGCCTCGGTTCGCCCGCGTTCAAGGCCGTGAAGGGCGTCGACCTGGCGATCCGTCCCGGCGAGGTCCTCGGGCTGGTGGGCGAGTCCGGTTCCGGCAAGACCACGATCGGGCGCGCGATGGCCGGCCTGACGAAGGTCACCGGCGGGTCCCTGAAGGTCCTCGGTGCGGAGATGCTCGGCTACCGCGAGCGGGACTTCAAGCACCTGCGGAAGGACATCGGGTTCGTGTTCCAGGACCCGGCGACCTCGTTCAACCCGCTGCTCACGATCGCCGAGTGCGTCGCCGAGCCGCTGGTCGTCCACAAGGAGGTGTCGAGCCCCCGTGCGGCCCGCCAGCGCGTCGACGAGCTCCTCGAGGCGGTCCAGCTGCCGAAGGCGTACGGCGACCGCTATCCGCACGAGCTCTCCGGCGGCCAGCGTCAGCGCGCTTCGCTCGCCCGGTCGCTCGCGCTCCGGCCGAAGCTGCTCATCGCCGACGAGCCGACGAGCGCGCTCGACGTGTCGGTGCAGGCGCGCGTGCTGGAGCTCTTCCTCGAGCTCCAGCAGGACCTGGGCTTCGCGTCGCTGTTCATCAGCCACGACCTGGCGGTCGTGGGCGCGCTGTCCGACCGGATCGCCGTGCTCTACCGCGGGGACCTGGTCGAGGTGGGGACGACGGCGCAGGTCCTCGGCGCCCCGCAGCACCCGTACACGCAGCGCCTGCTGGCGTCGCTCCCGGTGCCGGACCCTGCGGAGCAGGCCGAGCGACGGCGTACGCTGGAGCAACTGGAGAACGCCGGGTCCTGA
- a CDS encoding ABC transporter permease, translated as MLGIPLGMLAAYTRDKWPDVLLRALAILTYATPVFFGGLLLKLVFSVWLGWLPLGDRASTRVELILDGIPGASGIYIIDALRTGNAAVIGDVLQHAVLPALTLGLLTAGIFLRLVRANMIGSLGSEYVDAARSRGVRESRLVRTHAFRPALVPIITVMGLQIAMLLGGSVLTETTFGWRGLGFELNQYLSARDFVAVQGIVAMLAVIVAVTNFIVDVVAALIDPRVRF; from the coding sequence GTGCTCGGCATCCCGCTCGGCATGCTGGCCGCGTACACGCGCGACAAGTGGCCCGACGTGCTGCTCCGTGCCCTCGCGATCCTGACCTACGCGACCCCGGTCTTCTTCGGCGGTCTGCTGCTCAAGCTCGTCTTCTCGGTGTGGCTCGGCTGGCTGCCCCTCGGCGACCGCGCATCGACCCGAGTGGAGCTCATCCTCGACGGCATCCCCGGCGCAAGCGGCATCTACATCATCGATGCGCTGCGGACCGGCAACGCGGCGGTCATCGGCGACGTCCTGCAGCATGCCGTCCTGCCGGCGCTGACCCTCGGACTGCTGACCGCCGGCATCTTCCTGCGCCTGGTGCGCGCGAACATGATCGGGTCGCTCGGCTCCGAGTACGTCGACGCGGCGCGCTCCCGCGGTGTCCGCGAGTCGCGGCTCGTCCGGACCCATGCATTCCGCCCCGCGCTCGTGCCGATCATCACCGTGATGGGCCTGCAGATCGCGATGCTGCTGGGCGGCTCCGTCCTGACCGAGACCACCTTCGGGTGGCGCGGCCTGGGCTTCGAGCTGAACCAGTACCTGTCGGCCCGTGACTTCGTCGCCGTGCAGGGCATCGTCGCGATGCTGGCGGTGATCGTCGCGGTGACCAACTTCATCGTCGACGTCGTCGCCGCCCTGATCGACCCGAGAGTGAGGTTCTGA
- a CDS encoding deoxyguanosinetriphosphate triphosphohydrolase — protein MSATASYGPADAERWLPEEHGNRRSDFARDRARLLHSSALRRLAAKTQVLSPTTGLDFARNRLTHSLEVAQVGRELADSLGLDPDVVDTACLAHDIGHPPFGHNGETAVNAWAAGIGGFEGNAQTLRLLTRLEPKVYGLRPGADAGAAGGGDRPFGLNLTRASLDASCKYPWPAAQGVSESSSGRTKFGFYDDDHDAFEWLRAGAPRRQRCIEAQVMDLSDDIAYSVHDFEDAVVAGFIDVAALGDRVGENDIVTAMHAWVGDDLSREELLEAFDRLRALPLWMTSYDGSRRDAAHLKNLTSQLIGRFARTATAATRESYASGSLVRFAASVVTPPEIIGEIAVLKGIVAAFVMTQGDRQPVYEDQRRILTELLDALAASGPSDLEPGFAADWRAATDDDGRLRAVVDQVARLTDQGAIAWHRRLVVGEREAVHIPV, from the coding sequence ATGAGCGCCACCGCCTCGTACGGTCCGGCCGACGCCGAGCGCTGGCTGCCGGAAGAGCACGGCAACCGCAGGTCGGACTTCGCCCGCGACCGCGCACGGCTGCTGCACTCGAGCGCGCTCCGACGCCTCGCCGCCAAGACCCAGGTGCTCAGCCCGACGACCGGACTCGACTTCGCCCGGAACCGCCTGACGCACTCGCTCGAGGTGGCGCAGGTCGGTCGTGAACTCGCGGACTCGCTCGGCCTCGACCCCGACGTCGTGGACACCGCGTGCCTGGCGCACGACATCGGCCACCCGCCGTTCGGTCACAACGGCGAGACCGCCGTCAACGCCTGGGCCGCCGGCATCGGTGGCTTCGAGGGCAACGCGCAGACGCTGCGGCTGCTCACCCGGCTCGAACCGAAGGTCTACGGGCTGCGGCCGGGCGCCGACGCCGGCGCTGCCGGGGGCGGGGACCGTCCGTTCGGGCTGAACCTGACCCGGGCCTCGCTCGACGCCAGCTGCAAGTACCCGTGGCCAGCGGCGCAGGGCGTCTCCGAGTCGTCATCGGGCCGGACCAAGTTCGGCTTCTACGACGACGACCACGATGCCTTCGAGTGGCTCCGCGCCGGGGCGCCCCGGCGCCAGCGGTGCATCGAGGCGCAGGTCATGGACCTGTCGGACGACATCGCCTACTCGGTGCACGACTTCGAGGACGCCGTCGTCGCCGGGTTCATCGACGTCGCGGCCCTCGGTGACCGCGTCGGCGAGAACGACATCGTCACCGCGATGCACGCGTGGGTGGGCGACGACCTGAGCCGCGAGGAACTACTCGAGGCGTTCGACCGCCTCCGGGCGCTGCCGCTCTGGATGACCTCGTACGACGGCTCCCGCCGCGACGCGGCGCACCTCAAGAACCTGACCTCGCAGCTGATCGGACGCTTCGCGCGGACGGCGACGGCCGCGACACGCGAGTCCTACGCCTCCGGGTCCCTCGTCCGGTTCGCGGCCTCGGTCGTGACACCGCCCGAGATCATCGGGGAGATCGCGGTGCTCAAGGGCATCGTCGCGGCGTTCGTGATGACCCAGGGCGACCGGCAGCCCGTGTACGAGGACCAGCGGCGGATCCTGACGGAGCTGCTCGATGCCCTGGCCGCGTCCGGGCCGTCGGACCTCGAACCCGGCTTCGCGGCCGACTGGCGTGCGGCGACCGACGACGACGGACGACTCCGTGCCGTGGTCGACCAGGTCGCCAGGTTGACGGACCAGGGCGCGATCGCCTGGCACCGGCGGTTGGTGGTCGGCGAGCGGGAAGCGGTCCACATCCCGGTGTGA
- a CDS encoding DsbA family protein, with protein MNDSVKVDVWSDIACPWCYIGKRKFEAGVAAFGASSDSLPVEVEYHSFELSPDTPVDFEGTEAEFLSNHKGMPVEQAQQMLDQVTGIAASVGLDYDFEAMHHTNTVKAHQVIHLAKQHGKQLDMVERLFTAYFERGEHVGDEATLADLAAEIGLDRDEVLATLRDDAQLAAVRADQAQAQAFGINGVPFFVIDGKYGVSGAQDPAAFEQVLTQVVALRGTTPDEVASATERAADDASADVAATR; from the coding sequence ATGAACGACTCCGTGAAGGTCGATGTCTGGTCGGACATCGCCTGCCCCTGGTGCTACATCGGCAAGCGCAAGTTCGAGGCCGGCGTGGCCGCCTTCGGCGCCTCGTCGGACTCCCTGCCGGTCGAGGTCGAGTACCACTCCTTCGAGCTGAGCCCCGACACCCCCGTCGACTTCGAGGGCACCGAGGCCGAGTTCCTGTCGAACCACAAGGGCATGCCCGTCGAGCAGGCGCAGCAGATGCTCGACCAGGTCACCGGCATCGCCGCGAGCGTCGGGCTCGACTACGACTTCGAGGCGATGCACCACACCAACACGGTGAAGGCGCACCAGGTCATCCACCTCGCCAAGCAGCACGGCAAGCAGCTCGACATGGTCGAGCGCCTGTTCACCGCCTACTTCGAACGCGGTGAACACGTCGGCGACGAGGCGACGCTGGCGGACCTGGCCGCCGAGATCGGGCTCGACCGCGACGAGGTCCTCGCGACGCTCCGCGACGACGCACAGCTCGCCGCCGTCCGCGCCGACCAGGCCCAGGCGCAGGCCTTCGGCATCAACGGCGTTCCCTTCTTCGTCATCGACGGCAAGTACGGGGTCTCCGGCGCGCAGGACCCGGCCGCGTTCGAGCAGGTGCTGACGCAGGTCGTCGCGCTGCGCGGGACGACTCCGGACGAGGTCGCCTCGGCGACCGAACGCGCTGCGGACGACGCGAGCGCCGACGTGGCGGCGACCCGATGA
- the dusB gene encoding tRNA dihydrouridine synthase DusB — protein sequence MTITQAPARPLRIGPIEVDVPVVLAPMAGITNMAYRRLCREYGAGLYVCEMITSRALVERTPVSMQLIQHHESETPRSIQLYGVEPNTVAEAASILVGEDRADHIDLNFGCPVPKVTRKGGGAALPWKLELFRELVTKTVRAAGDVPVTVKMRKGIDEDHLTYLDAARIARDAGVAAVSLHARTANEHYSGHADWSAIATLKEAVTDIPILGNGDIWSAADALRMVDETGADGVVVGRGCLGRPWLFGDLAAAFRGEGLRYMPSLGEVADGFRRHAELLVEFFGSEEHGCRDVRKHVAWYFKGYPIGSDVRSGLAMASSLQEIDDLLGQLDHDAPYPGADAEGPRGRSGNPKRTALPDRWLESRDVDSEFRKVLAAAELHHSGG from the coding sequence ATGACGATCACACAAGCCCCAGCACGCCCTCTGCGCATCGGCCCGATCGAGGTCGACGTGCCGGTCGTGCTCGCGCCGATGGCGGGCATCACGAACATGGCGTACCGCCGGCTCTGCCGCGAGTACGGCGCCGGTCTCTACGTGTGCGAGATGATCACCTCGCGCGCGCTGGTCGAACGCACCCCCGTGTCGATGCAGCTCATCCAGCACCACGAGTCCGAGACCCCGCGGTCGATCCAGCTGTACGGCGTCGAGCCGAACACCGTGGCCGAGGCGGCATCGATCCTGGTGGGCGAGGACCGCGCCGACCACATCGACCTGAACTTCGGCTGCCCGGTGCCCAAGGTCACGCGCAAGGGCGGCGGCGCGGCACTGCCCTGGAAGCTCGAGCTGTTCCGCGAACTCGTCACGAAGACCGTCCGCGCGGCGGGCGACGTGCCCGTCACCGTGAAGATGCGCAAGGGCATCGACGAGGACCACCTCACCTACCTGGACGCCGCACGCATCGCGCGGGACGCCGGCGTCGCCGCGGTCTCGCTGCACGCGCGCACGGCGAACGAGCACTACTCCGGTCACGCCGACTGGTCCGCGATCGCGACGCTGAAGGAAGCCGTCACGGACATCCCGATCCTCGGCAACGGGGACATCTGGTCCGCGGCCGACGCGCTGCGGATGGTCGACGAGACCGGCGCCGACGGCGTCGTCGTCGGGCGCGGGTGCCTCGGGCGTCCGTGGCTGTTCGGCGACCTGGCAGCGGCGTTCCGCGGCGAGGGGCTGCGGTACATGCCGTCGCTCGGCGAGGTCGCGGACGGCTTCCGCCGGCACGCCGAACTGCTCGTCGAGTTCTTCGGGTCCGAAGAGCACGGCTGCCGCGACGTCCGCAAGCACGTGGCCTGGTACTTCAAGGGGTACCCGATCGGCAGCGACGTGCGGTCCGGCCTCGCGATGGCGTCGAGCCTGCAGGAGATCGACGACCTGCTCGGGCAGCTCGACCACGACGCGCCGTACCCCGGGGCCGACGCCGAGGGGCCCCGCGGCCGCTCCGGCAACCCGAAGCGCACCGCCCTGCCCGACCGCTGGCTCGAGTCCCGCGACGTCGACAGCGAGTTCCGCAAGGTCCTCGCCGCCGCCGAGCTGCACCACAGCGGCGGATGA
- a CDS encoding ABC transporter substrate-binding protein, translated as MASVFKKHTATWGRRGIALGAGAAATALVLTGCASSSVSDTELNGLSIGTTDKVTSLDPAGSYDNGSFAVQNQVFPFLMNTPVGSPDVEPDIATKAEFTDPTTYEVTLKDGLEFANGNKLTSSDVKFSFDRELKINNENGPQSLLANLRSIDTPDDTTVVFHLDHADQTWPQVLSSPAGPIVDEDVFSPTELTSAADIVKGKAFAGQYQISSYKENQLVQYKTNPKYDGLLGKAKTDEVTANYFTKETDLKLAVQKGDVDVAYRSLTPTDISDLRKDDDLKVTDGPGGEIRYVVFNFKTQPFGTGQDDADEAKALAVRQAAADVVDRAALAKEVYNDTFTPLYSMVPDGLTGAVQPFKDMYGDGDGGPDVDKAKKTLADAGVSGKVQLDIQYAPDHYGSASDDEYALLKTQLEDSGLFTVNIQSTVYTTYAQERTKDAYPEYQLGWFPDFSDADNYLSPFFTKENFVQNHYDDSVIQDLIAKEQAESDPDKRADLIEQAQEREASQISTLPLLQGKSVAVAGKDVKGLTLDASFKFRYATLSK; from the coding sequence ATGGCATCCGTGTTCAAGAAGCACACAGCCACGTGGGGCAGGCGCGGCATCGCGCTCGGCGCCGGAGCAGCAGCGACGGCGCTGGTGCTGACCGGCTGCGCGAGCAGCAGCGTGAGCGACACCGAGCTGAACGGCCTGAGCATCGGGACGACGGACAAGGTCACGTCCCTCGACCCGGCCGGTTCCTACGACAACGGCTCCTTCGCCGTGCAGAACCAGGTCTTCCCGTTCCTGATGAACACGCCCGTCGGCAGCCCGGACGTCGAGCCGGACATCGCGACGAAGGCGGAGTTCACGGACCCGACCACGTACGAGGTCACCCTCAAGGACGGCCTCGAGTTCGCGAACGGCAACAAGCTCACCTCGAGCGACGTGAAGTTCTCGTTCGACCGCGAGCTCAAGATCAACAACGAGAACGGTCCGCAGTCGCTGCTGGCCAACCTCAGGAGCATCGACACCCCGGACGACACGACCGTGGTGTTCCACCTCGACCACGCCGACCAGACCTGGCCGCAGGTGCTCTCGAGCCCCGCCGGTCCGATCGTCGACGAGGACGTCTTCAGCCCGACGGAGCTCACCAGCGCCGCCGACATCGTCAAGGGCAAGGCGTTCGCCGGGCAGTACCAGATCAGCTCCTACAAGGAGAACCAGCTGGTCCAGTACAAGACGAACCCGAAGTACGACGGCCTGCTCGGCAAGGCGAAGACCGACGAGGTGACGGCCAACTACTTCACGAAGGAGACCGACCTCAAGCTCGCCGTGCAGAAGGGCGACGTCGACGTGGCGTACCGCTCGCTGACGCCGACCGACATCTCGGACCTGCGCAAGGACGACGACCTCAAGGTCACCGACGGCCCCGGCGGCGAGATCCGCTACGTGGTCTTCAACTTCAAGACGCAGCCGTTCGGCACCGGTCAGGACGACGCCGACGAGGCGAAGGCCCTCGCCGTGCGCCAGGCCGCCGCTGACGTGGTCGACCGCGCCGCCCTGGCGAAGGAGGTCTACAACGACACCTTCACGCCGCTGTACTCGATGGTGCCGGACGGCCTCACCGGTGCGGTCCAGCCGTTCAAGGACATGTACGGCGACGGCGACGGCGGCCCCGACGTCGACAAGGCGAAGAAGACCCTCGCCGACGCCGGTGTCTCCGGCAAGGTGCAGCTCGACATCCAGTACGCGCCCGACCACTACGGTTCGGCCTCGGACGACGAGTACGCGCTGCTCAAGACGCAGCTCGAGGACTCGGGGCTGTTCACCGTCAACATCCAGTCGACGGTCTACACGACCTACGCGCAGGAGCGCACGAAGGACGCGTACCCGGAGTACCAGCTCGGTTGGTTCCCGGACTTCTCCGACGCCGACAACTACCTGTCGCCGTTCTTCACCAAGGAGAACTTCGTCCAGAACCACTACGACGACTCGGTCATCCAGGACCTCATCGCGAAGGAGCAGGCGGAGTCCGACCCCGACAAGCGTGCCGACCTGATCGAGCAGGCCCAGGAGCGCGAGGCATCGCAGATCTCGACGCTGCCCCTGCTGCAGGGCAAGTCCGTCGCCGTCGCCGGCAAGGACGTCAAGGGCCTGACCCTCGACGCCTCGTTCAAGTTCCGGTACGCCACCCTCAGCAAGTAG
- a CDS encoding ABC transporter permease: MADTTLVDRHEPLWKRLPVVVQLRKSTGWQRAMLIVGVVICALYLLVAVFAPLLAPYGFGQLQGADGESFPRTGAPSAEHIWGTTVGGFDVFSRVVYGARTAVLVVIVAVVVSIIVGVLLGLVSGYLGGWLDRVLVVVADAIYAFPSLLLAIVVSIVISGGNSSYSGGIIAAAISITVVYVPQYFRVVRAEAVRLKNDAFVESARVMGTNPWRIMIRHVLRNSTRSLPLILTLNASDAILTLAGLGFLGFGIGPTSGAEWGYDLSRALSDVASGVWWTGVYPGVAIVVLVLGVTFIGESLNDISDPRLRARRRLKQLVSTRDARNTATADGAGA, from the coding sequence ATGGCCGACACCACCCTCGTCGACCGCCACGAGCCGCTCTGGAAGCGGCTGCCCGTGGTGGTCCAGCTCCGCAAGAGCACCGGCTGGCAGCGCGCCATGCTCATCGTCGGCGTGGTCATCTGCGCCCTGTACCTGCTCGTCGCGGTGTTCGCGCCGCTCCTGGCCCCGTACGGCTTCGGCCAGCTGCAGGGCGCGGACGGCGAGAGCTTCCCGCGCACCGGCGCTCCGAGCGCCGAGCACATCTGGGGTACCACCGTCGGCGGGTTCGACGTGTTCAGCCGGGTCGTCTACGGCGCCCGCACCGCGGTCCTCGTCGTGATCGTCGCGGTCGTCGTGTCGATCATCGTCGGCGTCCTGCTCGGCCTGGTCTCCGGTTACCTGGGTGGCTGGCTCGACCGGGTCCTGGTCGTGGTCGCCGACGCGATCTACGCCTTCCCCTCGCTGCTGCTCGCGATCGTCGTGTCGATCGTGATCTCCGGCGGCAACTCGAGCTACTCGGGCGGCATCATCGCGGCGGCGATCTCGATCACCGTCGTCTACGTGCCGCAGTACTTCCGGGTGGTCCGTGCCGAGGCCGTGCGCCTGAAGAACGACGCGTTCGTCGAGTCGGCGCGCGTGATGGGCACGAACCCGTGGCGCATCATGATCCGGCACGTGCTGCGGAACTCGACGCGGTCCCTGCCGCTCATCCTGACGCTGAACGCCAGCGACGCGATCCTGACCCTGGCCGGCCTCGGCTTCCTCGGGTTCGGCATCGGTCCGACGTCCGGCGCCGAGTGGGGCTACGACCTCAGCCGCGCGCTGTCCGACGTCGCGAGCGGCGTCTGGTGGACCGGCGTCTACCCGGGTGTCGCGATCGTGGTGCTCGTCCTCGGGGTGACGTTCATCGGCGAGAGCCTCAACGACATCTCCGACCCCCGTCTGCGTGCGCGCCGACGGCTGAAGCAGCTGGTGTCCACGCGCGACGCGCGCAACACGGCCACCGCGGATGGAGCGGGCGCATGA